One uncultured Gellertiella sp. genomic window carries:
- a CDS encoding sugar ABC transporter permease produces MATLHTRNHARLMMAPSVLLLLGWMIVPLAMTIYFSFLRYNLLMPGTEEFTGFLNYTYFLTDSAFFTALQNTLVLTGGVLLITIFGGLALALLLDQPMFGQGIVRILVIAPFFVMPTVSALVWKNMFLNPVNGLLAHLWHAFGLQPVDWLASAPLFSIIIIVAWQWLPFATLIMLTALQSLDEEQKEAAEMDGAGFVSRFLYIVLPHMARSITVVILIQTIFLLSVFAEILVTTNGGPGIQTTNITYLVYAQALLQFDIGGASAGGIIAVILANIVAFFLMRMIGKNLEA; encoded by the coding sequence ATGGCAACGCTGCATACACGCAATCACGCCCGTCTGATGATGGCCCCGTCCGTTCTTCTGCTGCTTGGCTGGATGATCGTGCCGCTGGCGATGACCATCTACTTCTCCTTCCTGCGCTACAATCTGCTGATGCCCGGAACGGAAGAATTTACCGGCTTTCTGAACTACACATATTTTCTCACCGATTCCGCCTTCTTCACCGCGCTGCAAAATACGCTGGTGCTGACCGGCGGCGTGCTGCTCATCACCATCTTCGGCGGCCTGGCGCTCGCCCTCCTGCTCGATCAGCCGATGTTCGGCCAGGGGATCGTGCGCATCCTGGTGATCGCGCCGTTCTTCGTCATGCCGACCGTCTCGGCGCTGGTGTGGAAGAACATGTTCCTGAACCCGGTCAACGGCTTGCTGGCGCATCTCTGGCACGCCTTCGGGCTGCAGCCGGTGGACTGGCTGGCCTCCGCGCCGCTGTTTTCGATCATCATCATCGTCGCCTGGCAATGGCTGCCCTTTGCCACGCTGATCATGCTGACAGCGCTCCAGTCGCTGGACGAGGAGCAGAAGGAAGCCGCCGAAATGGACGGGGCCGGTTTCGTTTCCCGCTTCCTCTATATCGTGCTGCCGCACATGGCCCGCTCGATCACGGTGGTGATCCTGATCCAGACCATCTTCCTGCTGTCGGTCTTTGCAGAAATCCTGGTCACCACCAATGGCGGCCCGGGCATCCAGACCACCAACATCACCTATCTGGTCTATGCACAGGCCCTGTTGCAGTTCGATATCGGCGGTGCCTCCGCCGGTGGCATCATCGCGGTCATCCTCGCCAATATCGTCGCCTTCTTCCTGATGCGGATGATCGGCAAGAACCTGGAGGCCTGA
- a CDS encoding carbohydrate ABC transporter permease: MARKISTRRKLTFTAIAWAIGVLIFFPILWTFLTSFKTEAEAVASPPSFLFFHWTTENYAEVQSRSDYFKHFSNSVVISLGSTLLGLLIAIPAAWAMAFSPTKRTKDVLMWMLSTKMMPPVGALIPVYLIFRDTGLLDTRSGLVVIMTLINLPIIVWMLYTYFREIPGEILEAARMDGASLAKELVYVLAPMAVPGIASTVLLNIILSWNEAFWTLNLTASKAAPLTTFIASYSSPEGLFYAKLSAASTMAIAPVLILGWFSQKQLVRGLTFGAVK; the protein is encoded by the coding sequence ATGGCACGCAAGATTTCCACCCGCCGCAAGCTGACCTTCACCGCGATTGCCTGGGCAATCGGCGTGCTGATCTTCTTCCCGATCCTCTGGACCTTCCTCACCAGCTTCAAGACCGAAGCCGAAGCCGTGGCCTCGCCGCCCAGCTTCCTGTTCTTCCACTGGACGACGGAAAACTATGCCGAGGTGCAAAGCCGGTCGGACTATTTCAAGCATTTCTCCAATTCCGTGGTGATCTCGCTCGGCTCGACCCTGCTAGGCCTCCTGATCGCCATTCCGGCCGCCTGGGCCATGGCCTTCTCGCCCACCAAACGCACCAAGGATGTGCTGATGTGGATGCTGTCGACCAAGATGATGCCGCCGGTCGGTGCACTGATCCCGGTCTACCTGATCTTCCGCGATACCGGCCTTCTCGATACCCGTTCGGGCCTCGTGGTGATCATGACGCTGATCAACCTGCCGATCATCGTCTGGATGCTCTACACCTATTTCCGCGAAATCCCGGGCGAGATCCTCGAAGCCGCCCGGATGGACGGGGCATCGCTCGCCAAGGAGCTTGTCTATGTGCTGGCCCCGATGGCCGTGCCCGGCATCGCCTCGACGGTGCTGCTGAACATCATCCTGTCATGGAACGAGGCTTTCTGGACGCTGAACCTGACGGCCTCGAAAGCCGCTCCGCTCACCACCTTCATCGCCTCCTATTCGAGCCCCGAAGGTCTCTTTTACGCCAAGCTTTCCGCCGCCTCGACCATGGCCATCGCCCCGGTCCTGATCCTCGGCTGGTTCTCGCAGAAACAACTCGTGCGCGGTCTGACCTTTGGCGCGGTTAAATAA
- a CDS encoding ABC transporter ATP-binding protein encodes MGSISLRNVSKAFGDAAVIPSIDLDINQGEFVVFVGPSGCGKSTLLRLIAGLEDVSGGHIEINGVDATDLPPARRGLAMVFQSYALYPHMSVRSNIAFPLKMAGMDKAEIDKKVRDAASVLNLTDYLERKPRQLSGGQRQRVAIGRAIVRQPSAFLFDEPLSNLDAALRVNMRLEISELHQQLKTTMIYVTHDQVEAMTMADKIVVLNKGRIEQVGSPLDLYRSPANLFVAGFIGSPKMNLVSGDYAKALGATTIGIRPEHLTLSTTEGDWKGTVTVAEHLGSDTFLHIQLPGTGQINARVGGEMPVTHGDTVYLTPQRERIHRFNDKGLAQ; translated from the coding sequence ATGGGCAGCATTTCTCTCCGGAACGTTTCGAAGGCCTTCGGCGACGCCGCCGTCATTCCGTCGATCGATCTCGATATCAACCAGGGCGAATTCGTGGTGTTCGTCGGCCCCTCCGGCTGTGGCAAGTCCACGCTGCTGCGGCTGATTGCAGGCCTTGAGGATGTGTCGGGCGGCCATATCGAAATCAACGGCGTCGATGCGACCGACCTGCCGCCAGCCCGGCGCGGCCTGGCGATGGTCTTCCAGTCCTATGCGCTCTATCCCCATATGAGCGTACGCTCCAACATCGCCTTCCCGCTGAAAATGGCCGGAATGGACAAGGCGGAGATCGACAAAAAGGTGCGCGACGCCGCCTCGGTCCTGAACCTGACCGACTATCTGGAGCGCAAGCCGCGACAATTGTCGGGCGGCCAGCGCCAACGGGTGGCGATCGGTCGGGCAATCGTCCGCCAGCCCTCTGCCTTCCTGTTCGACGAACCGCTGTCGAACCTTGACGCGGCGCTTCGTGTCAACATGCGGCTGGAAATCAGCGAGCTGCACCAGCAGCTGAAGACCACGATGATCTATGTGACGCACGACCAGGTGGAAGCGATGACAATGGCCGACAAGATCGTGGTGTTGAACAAGGGCCGCATCGAACAGGTCGGCTCGCCTCTCGACCTCTACCGCTCGCCCGCAAATCTCTTCGTCGCGGGCTTCATCGGCTCGCCGAAGATGAACCTTGTTTCAGGCGACTATGCCAAGGCGCTGGGGGCCACCACCATCGGCATCCGTCCCGAGCATCTCACGCTGTCGACCACCGAAGGCGACTGGAAGGGGACGGTGACGGTCGCCGAACATCTGGGCTCCGACACGTTCCTGCATATCCAGTTGCCCGGCACCGGCCAGATCAATGCAAGGGTCGGAGGCGAAATGCCGGTGACCCATGGAGATACTGTCTACCTCACCCCGCAGCGTGAGCGTATCCACCGCTTCAATGACAAGGGACTGGCACAATGA
- a CDS encoding L-iditol 2-dehydrogenase, whose amino-acid sequence MSSRLHGKSALITGSARGIGRAFAEAYVREGATVAIADINLQRATETATEIGPQAYAVEMDVTRQASIDQAIRTVEEKTGGIDILINNAALFDLSPIIEISRESYERLFSINVAGSLFTLQAAAKSMISRGKGGKIINMASQAGRRGEALVAVYCATKAAVISLTQSAGLDLIRHGINVNAIAPGVVDGEHWDGVDALFARYENRPRGEKKKLVGEAVPFGRMGKAEDLTGMAIFLASSEADYIVAQTYNVDGGNWMS is encoded by the coding sequence ATGAGCAGCCGCCTCCACGGAAAATCCGCCCTCATCACCGGTTCGGCACGCGGCATAGGCCGCGCCTTTGCCGAGGCCTATGTGCGCGAAGGGGCGACCGTCGCCATCGCCGACATCAACCTTCAGCGTGCCACCGAGACCGCCACTGAAATCGGCCCGCAGGCCTATGCGGTCGAGATGGACGTCACCCGGCAGGCCTCCATCGACCAGGCGATCCGCACTGTCGAGGAAAAGACCGGCGGCATCGACATCCTCATCAACAATGCCGCATTGTTCGACCTGTCGCCGATCATCGAGATCAGCCGGGAAAGCTATGAGCGGCTGTTTTCGATCAATGTCGCGGGATCGCTGTTTACCCTGCAGGCGGCGGCAAAATCGATGATATCACGCGGCAAGGGCGGCAAGATCATCAACATGGCAAGCCAGGCCGGACGGCGCGGCGAAGCGCTGGTTGCGGTCTATTGCGCCACCAAGGCCGCCGTCATCAGCCTCACCCAGTCCGCAGGCCTCGACCTGATCCGGCATGGCATCAATGTCAACGCGATTGCCCCCGGCGTCGTCGATGGCGAGCACTGGGACGGGGTCGACGCGCTCTTTGCCCGCTATGAAAACCGCCCGCGCGGCGAAAAGAAGAAGCTGGTCGGCGAGGCCGTGCCCTTCGGACGCATGGGCAAGGCGGAAGACCTGACCGGCATGGCAATTTTCCTCGCCTCGTCCGAAGCCGATTACATCGTCGCCCAGACATACAATGTCGATGGCGGCAACTGGATGAGCTGA
- a CDS encoding mannitol dehydrogenase family protein, with product MTIPLSLATLDRISAKAEVPGYRREQLKPGILHFGVGNFHRAHQAVYLDTLFNAGGDLDWAILGAGTMPSDAAMREKLGRQDFLTTVVEQDVHVMAARVTGVMTGILPVGDAGAIVAALADPAIRIVSMTITEGGYFIDAAGAFNPAHPAIVADAASPGSPKTVFGLLLAGLKRRRAAGTLPFTVMSCDNIPHNGKVVRNAVTGLAALIDPELALWVGANVAFPNSMVDRITPATGPREIAALRDQFGIEDNWPVFCEEFSQWVMEDTFPAGRPALEKAGVTFVSDVSPFELMKIRILNGGHAAIAYPAALLDIHFVHEAMDHPLIRAFLAKLENEEIIPVVPPVPDTSLGDYFALIERRFSNPRIGDTIPRLAQDGSNRQPKFILPSTADRLAKGEGITGLSLVSALWCRYFEGTSDSGATITFNDVQSDSLHRAALASRTDPMAFLVPDEIFGAVNRDERFRKAFAHALHTLHQQGTAATLKLYLDNKLGLPA from the coding sequence ATGACCATACCCCTGTCGCTCGCCACGCTCGACCGGATCTCGGCGAAAGCCGAGGTGCCCGGCTACCGGCGCGAGCAGCTGAAACCGGGCATCCTGCATTTCGGCGTCGGCAATTTCCACCGGGCACATCAGGCGGTCTATCTCGACACGCTGTTCAATGCCGGGGGCGATCTCGACTGGGCGATCCTCGGAGCGGGCACCATGCCGTCCGATGCCGCCATGCGGGAAAAGCTCGGCCGCCAGGATTTTCTGACCACTGTCGTCGAGCAGGACGTCCATGTCATGGCGGCGCGGGTGACCGGCGTGATGACCGGCATCCTGCCGGTTGGCGATGCCGGGGCCATCGTTGCAGCCCTTGCCGATCCCGCCATCCGCATCGTCTCGATGACCATTACCGAGGGCGGCTATTTCATCGATGCCGCCGGTGCCTTCAACCCCGCCCATCCGGCCATTGTCGCCGATGCCGCCAGTCCCGGATCGCCGAAGACCGTTTTCGGCCTGCTTCTCGCCGGGCTGAAACGCCGCCGCGCCGCAGGCACCCTCCCCTTCACGGTGATGAGTTGCGACAACATTCCGCACAATGGCAAGGTGGTCCGCAATGCCGTCACGGGACTTGCCGCCCTCATCGATCCCGAGCTTGCCCTGTGGGTCGGGGCAAATGTGGCCTTCCCGAATTCGATGGTCGACCGCATCACGCCCGCGACCGGGCCGCGCGAGATTGCGGCCTTGCGTGACCAGTTCGGCATCGAGGACAACTGGCCGGTTTTCTGCGAGGAATTCAGCCAGTGGGTGATGGAGGACACCTTCCCCGCCGGGCGTCCGGCGCTGGAAAAGGCCGGCGTCACCTTCGTGTCCGATGTCTCGCCCTTTGAACTGATGAAGATCCGCATCCTGAACGGTGGCCATGCGGCGATTGCCTATCCCGCCGCCCTGCTCGACATCCACTTCGTCCATGAGGCGATGGACCATCCGCTGATCCGCGCCTTCCTGGCAAAGCTCGAAAACGAGGAAATCATCCCTGTCGTGCCGCCGGTGCCGGATACCAGCCTCGGCGATTATTTCGCCCTGATCGAGCGGCGGTTTTCCAATCCGAGGATCGGCGACACCATTCCGCGCCTGGCGCAGGACGGCTCCAACCGGCAACCGAAATTCATCCTGCCGTCGACCGCCGACCGGCTGGCAAAGGGCGAGGGCATTACCGGCCTGTCACTGGTTTCGGCCCTGTGGTGCCGCTATTTCGAGGGCACGAGTGACAGCGGCGCGACAATCACCTTCAACGACGTGCAATCAGACAGCCTGCACAGGGCGGCCCTGGCATCGCGGACCGATCCAATGGCGTTCCTGGTGCCGGACGAGATCTTCGGCGCTGTCAACCGGGATGAACGGTTCCGCAAGGCCTTTGCCCATGCCCTACACACCCTTCATCAACAGGGGACGGCAGCGACACTGAAGCTTTATCTTGACAACAAGCTGGGGCTTCCAGCCTGA
- a CDS encoding HAD family hydrolase, with amino-acid sequence MNTDPSLATNRRLVIFDCDGVLVDSEPVSIRVLVEAMNRAGAEVTEADAYRLFLGRSLAAVTDCLKQQYGLDADPGFLDAMRRDLYGRFRTELQPIRGILETLDRLALARCVASSSQMERIRLSLTITGLIDRLAPHLFSASMVENGKPAPDLFLHAAAAMGFSPGQCIVVEDSPAGVLAAQAAGMKVLLFTGGTHALQETYREEIRQVSPNATFDAMPDLLHLVDEV; translated from the coding sequence ATGAACACCGACCCCTCGCTTGCGACCAACCGCCGCCTCGTGATCTTCGATTGCGACGGCGTGCTGGTCGACAGCGAGCCGGTGTCGATCCGGGTTCTGGTCGAGGCGATGAACCGGGCAGGTGCCGAGGTAACCGAGGCGGATGCCTACCGGCTGTTTCTCGGGCGCAGCCTTGCCGCGGTCACCGATTGCCTGAAGCAGCAATACGGGCTGGACGCCGATCCCGGCTTTCTCGACGCCATGCGCCGCGATCTCTACGGGCGCTTTCGAACCGAGTTGCAGCCGATCAGGGGCATATTGGAAACGCTCGACAGGCTGGCGCTGGCCCGCTGCGTGGCCTCCTCCAGCCAGATGGAGCGCATCCGCCTGTCGCTGACCATCACCGGACTGATCGACCGGCTGGCACCGCATCTCTTTTCGGCCAGCATGGTGGAGAACGGCAAGCCCGCCCCCGATCTCTTCCTGCATGCTGCCGCCGCCATGGGTTTTTCACCGGGCCAGTGCATCGTCGTCGAGGACAGTCCGGCCGGCGTTCTCGCAGCCCAGGCAGCCGGCATGAAGGTGCTGCTCTTTACCGGCGGCACCCATGCCCTGCAGGAGACCTACCGGGAGGAAATCCGCCAGGTCTCCCCAAATGCCACATTTGACGCGATGCCGGATTTGTTACACCTTGTCGATGAAGTTTGA
- a CDS encoding FGGY family pentulose kinase, which produces MRDHLVAVDIGTGSARAGIFHRDGTLLAKATVPIAMQNPFPNHAEHDSENIWDAVTASVREARAMAGIAMERIAAIGFDATCSLVVRGLGGEQLSVSTTGESRFDTLVWMDHRALAEADELTETRHAGLASCGGRMSPEMQMPKLMWLKRHLPGTWAKAGGIYDLSDYMTFRATGSPARSCSTLASKWTFDPHRHPGWKRDFLALAGLDDLHQRAGLPEGAMPVGASLGPLAPEAALELGLDTSCVVAPGMVDAYAGALGLLGGHADDPDELERHVALIAGTSSCIVRLARKALPAAGYWGPYCGVCLPDFFLMEGGQSAAGAVLDHIVLMHAAGGNPEPERHAGIIKRILELQAVEGETFGRPLDVLADFHGNRSPLGDPHATGTIAGLSLDRSFDGLCRLYWRTAVGIACGIRHILASLPRMSSPPHTLHIAGGHARNPLLVSLYADMTGYRVLVPTLADTVLLGTAMNAAAAAGLYRSVAAAGVAMCSDGIEQMPDPDRQAFHEKDYQRFLVMMRHRAELSAMP; this is translated from the coding sequence ATGCGGGATCACCTTGTGGCGGTGGATATCGGGACCGGGAGTGCCCGGGCGGGGATTTTCCACCGCGATGGCACGCTGTTGGCCAAGGCGACCGTGCCGATCGCCATGCAGAACCCGTTTCCCAACCATGCCGAACATGACAGCGAAAATATCTGGGACGCGGTGACCGCCAGCGTTCGCGAGGCACGTGCCATGGCAGGCATTGCAATGGAGCGGATCGCCGCCATCGGCTTTGACGCCACCTGCTCGCTGGTGGTGCGCGGCCTCGGCGGCGAACAGCTGTCGGTCTCCACCACCGGGGAAAGCCGGTTTGACACGCTGGTCTGGATGGATCACCGTGCGCTTGCCGAAGCCGATGAACTGACCGAAACCCGCCATGCCGGGCTTGCCTCATGCGGCGGACGGATGTCGCCGGAAATGCAGATGCCCAAGCTGATGTGGCTGAAGCGCCATCTGCCCGGGACATGGGCAAAGGCCGGCGGCATCTATGATCTCAGTGACTACATGACCTTTCGGGCCACTGGTTCGCCTGCCCGGTCCTGCTCGACGCTGGCCTCGAAATGGACATTCGATCCGCACCGTCACCCTGGCTGGAAACGCGACTTCCTGGCCCTTGCCGGGCTCGACGATCTGCATCAGCGCGCCGGCTTGCCGGAAGGGGCGATGCCGGTCGGGGCAAGCCTCGGGCCCCTCGCACCGGAAGCCGCCCTGGAACTTGGACTCGACACGTCCTGCGTGGTGGCACCCGGCATGGTCGACGCCTATGCCGGCGCGCTCGGGCTTCTCGGAGGTCATGCCGACGATCCCGACGAGCTGGAACGCCATGTGGCCCTCATCGCCGGGACCTCGAGCTGCATTGTCCGGCTGGCGCGAAAGGCCCTGCCGGCTGCGGGCTATTGGGGCCCCTATTGTGGCGTCTGCCTGCCGGATTTCTTTCTGATGGAAGGCGGACAGTCGGCTGCCGGTGCGGTTCTCGATCATATCGTGCTCATGCATGCCGCCGGTGGCAATCCCGAGCCGGAACGGCATGCAGGGATCATCAAGCGGATTCTGGAATTGCAGGCTGTGGAAGGCGAGACTTTTGGCCGGCCGCTGGATGTGCTGGCCGATTTTCACGGCAATCGCTCGCCGCTCGGCGATCCCCATGCCACCGGCACGATTGCCGGACTGTCCCTTGATCGCAGCTTCGACGGGCTTTGCCGGCTCTACTGGCGCACCGCCGTCGGCATTGCCTGCGGCATCCGGCATATTCTCGCATCGCTGCCCCGGATGTCATCGCCACCGCATACGCTGCATATTGCCGGCGGACATGCGCGCAATCCGCTGCTGGTCTCCCTCTATGCCGACATGACCGGCTACCGGGTGCTGGTGCCGACGCTTGCCGATACCGTCCTTCTCGGCACCGCGATGAATGCCGCAGCCGCAGCCGGACTTTACCGTTCCGTTGCCGCTGCCGGCGTGGCGATGTGCAGTGACGGCATCGAACAAATGCCGGACCCGGACCGGCAGGCCTTTCATGAAAAGGATTACCAGCGCTTTCTGGTGATGATGCGCCATCGCGCCGAACTCAGCGCGATGCCCTGA
- a CDS encoding pilus assembly protein TadG-related protein: MKICRFLQDRSGNLAIITAIVAFPLIAATGLAIDLNAAISAKAEIQQVADAAVLASAASNLSTFADIHAATEKYFRAKVPTTLAKNVQIREISYSADRKIRLDASVKVPLSLGSIAYPDGFSVNILAEAQQGSVARIEIAMVLDNTGSMAGQKLADLKAAANGLLTVFENARNQNARFSLVPFSNYVNVGLANRTKPWLSVMNNYSITQRICTTTRQIISKSGCVMVRQIGYTDGVPYNYYIEQCRSYTYADPVTTCGNVTTKYSWSGCVGSRSAPFDTQDGGSSEKYQGIMNTSCGSQILPLTNNFVALRRSISSMIAQNETYIPAGILWGWNTLSTAAPYSEAAAPSTDLKKYMIVFTDGDNTLRSTVPLHVSDFTDPDATFGAAGTSTMLATCTNAKAAGITIFTVSVGAISPTTSRSLISCASDPSKSFAVASSSQLASTFQGIANSIMEPLLTE, encoded by the coding sequence ATGAAAATCTGTCGTTTCCTGCAGGACCGCTCCGGCAATCTGGCCATCATCACCGCGATTGTCGCCTTTCCCCTGATCGCGGCAACGGGGCTGGCGATCGATCTCAACGCGGCCATCAGCGCCAAGGCCGAAATCCAGCAGGTGGCGGATGCTGCGGTTCTGGCCTCGGCTGCCAGCAACCTGTCGACCTTTGCCGACATCCATGCCGCAACCGAGAAATACTTTCGGGCCAAAGTGCCAACAACCCTGGCAAAGAATGTGCAGATCCGGGAAATCTCCTATTCTGCGGATCGCAAGATCAGGCTGGATGCCAGTGTGAAGGTTCCCCTGTCGCTCGGGTCCATCGCCTATCCCGACGGCTTTTCCGTCAACATCCTGGCGGAGGCACAACAGGGGTCTGTCGCAAGGATCGAAATTGCCATGGTGCTCGACAATACCGGCTCGATGGCGGGCCAGAAGCTTGCCGACCTGAAGGCGGCGGCCAATGGCCTGCTGACCGTCTTTGAGAACGCGAGGAACCAGAATGCGCGCTTCTCGCTGGTTCCCTTCTCGAACTATGTCAATGTCGGATTGGCCAATCGCACCAAGCCCTGGCTGTCGGTCATGAACAATTACAGCATCACGCAACGCATATGCACCACGACACGGCAGATCATTTCAAAATCCGGCTGCGTCATGGTCCGCCAGATTGGGTATACGGATGGTGTCCCCTACAATTACTACATTGAACAGTGCAGAAGCTATACCTATGCCGATCCGGTGACCACGTGCGGCAATGTCACCACCAAATATTCCTGGAGTGGCTGCGTCGGCTCCCGTTCTGCTCCTTTCGATACGCAGGATGGCGGCTCCTCCGAGAAATATCAGGGGATCATGAACACCTCCTGCGGTTCTCAGATCTTGCCGCTGACCAATAATTTCGTAGCGCTGCGCCGCTCCATCTCCTCGATGATCGCCCAAAACGAAACCTACATTCCGGCAGGCATTCTCTGGGGCTGGAATACATTGTCAACGGCGGCTCCCTATTCCGAGGCGGCCGCCCCGTCGACGGATCTGAAGAAATACATGATCGTCTTCACCGATGGCGACAATACCCTGCGCTCGACCGTACCGTTGCATGTCAGCGATTTCACCGACCCGGACGCGACCTTCGGTGCTGCCGGAACCAGCACCATGCTGGCGACCTGCACCAATGCCAAGGCGGCGGGGATCACGATCTTCACCGTTTCGGTCGGCGCGATTTCCCCCACGACGTCCAGGAGCCTGATCTCCTGCGCCTCCGACCCGTCGAAATCCTTCGCGGTCGCCTCCTCGAGCCAGCTGGCATCCACATTTCAGGGCATTGCCAACAGCATCATGGAACCGCTGCTGACGGAATGA
- a CDS encoding TetR family transcriptional regulator C-terminal domain-containing protein gives MALKTKQAARPRARFRRESPEDRRRQLGEAALRCIVKHGNAGVSLRQIAAEAGVTQGLITHHFGEINELVAYAFDIMSDGLLASIMGAVEQAGPDPRERLKAFIAVSFSPLMFDKDVLGVWVVFWGLILHSPRMSSSQQAEYSAYLKTVEQLILDFAAADGFEIGDARLTAVSFTALMDGLWLAWCLNPHTFSPEEGIRICNGWVEGLRRGAKI, from the coding sequence GTGGCCCTGAAGACAAAACAGGCGGCTCGTCCGCGCGCCCGGTTTCGCCGGGAGAGCCCGGAGGACCGTCGCCGGCAGCTCGGTGAAGCCGCACTGCGCTGCATCGTCAAGCATGGCAATGCCGGCGTATCGCTGCGCCAGATCGCGGCGGAAGCCGGCGTGACACAGGGACTGATCACCCACCATTTCGGCGAGATCAACGAACTCGTCGCCTATGCCTTCGACATCATGTCCGATGGTCTGCTGGCCAGCATCATGGGCGCGGTGGAACAGGCAGGGCCGGACCCGCGCGAAAGGCTGAAGGCCTTCATCGCGGTCTCCTTCTCGCCCCTGATGTTCGACAAGGATGTGCTTGGCGTCTGGGTGGTATTCTGGGGGCTGATCCTGCATTCACCCCGGATGAGTTCGTCGCAACAGGCGGAATATTCCGCCTATCTGAAGACCGTGGAACAGTTGATCCTCGATTTTGCCGCCGCCGACGGTTTCGAAATCGGCGATGCCCGGCTGACCGCCGTCTCCTTTACCGCGCTGATGGACGGGCTGTGGCTCGCCTGGTGCCTGAACCCCCATACCTTTTCACCGGAAGAAGGCATCCGGATCTGCAATGGCTGGGTGGAGGGCCTCCGGCGGGGTGCGAAAATCTGA